Proteins encoded within one genomic window of Fragaria vesca subsp. vesca linkage group LG1, FraVesHawaii_1.0, whole genome shotgun sequence:
- the LOC101310739 gene encoding probable WRKY transcription factor 15-like: MAVDFMGYRNFSSAKLEENAVVQEAASGLESVEKLIRLLSSSSSSSQQKQDSNNNNKYHHSMDMDCTAVADAAVSKFKKVISLLGRTRTGHARFRRAPLGPTHDSSSTRVYHATPIQQIPPPPPAVVMHHMEQGTKDSSTTINFSSYSSAATTSFMSSLTGDSDSKQQHPMSSSAFQITNMSQVSSAGKPPLSSASLKRKCSSDTLGSGKCGASSSGRCHCSKKRKLRLKRVVRVPAISLKMADIPPDDYSWRKYGQKPIKGSPHPRGYYKCSSVRGCPARKHVERALDDPSMLVVTYEAEHNHSLNIAEASNLILESS, encoded by the exons ATGGCCGTCGATTTCATGGGCTATAGAAACTTCTCCTCCGCCAAGCTCGAAGAAAACGCCGTCGTCCAGGAAGCCGCCTCCGGCCTCGAGAGCGTCGAGAAGCTCATACGCCTGCTTTCGTCATCTTCTTCGTCATCCCAGCAGAAACAAGATAGTAATAATAATAACAAGTACCACCACTCCATGGACATGGACTGCACCGCCGTCGCCGACGCCGCCGTCTCCAAGTTCAAGAAAGTCATTTCCCTCCTCGGCCGCACCCGCACCGGCCACGCCCGCTTCCGCCGCGCCCCTCTGGGACCCACTCATGACTCCTCCTCCACTAGGGTCTACCATGCGACGCCGATCCAGCAGATCCCTCCGCCGCCGCCCGCGGTGGTGATGCACCACATGGAGCAGGGGACTAAAGACTCGTCAACCACTATTAACTTCTCGTCGTACTCCTCCGCTGCTACGACATCGTTTATGTCGTCGTTGACTGGCGACTCGGACAGCAAGCAGCAGCACCCCATGTCGTCTTCCGCTTTCCAAATTACCAACATGTCCCAGGTCTCTTCCGCCGGAAAGCCGCCGCTTTCTTCGGCTTCGTTGAAGCGCAAGTGCAGCTCCGACACCTTGGGCTCCGGCAAATGCGGCGCCAGCTCCTCCGGTCGCTGCCATTGCTCTAAGAAAAG AAAGCTGAGATTGAAGAGGGTAGTGAGAGTTCCGGCGATAAGCTTAAAGATGGCGGATATTCCACCGGATGATTACTCTTGGAGAAAGTACGGGCAGAAACCCATCAAGGGCTCACCGCATCCTAG GGGATACTACAAGTGCAGCAGTGTTAGAGGGTGCCCGGCTCGTAAACATGTAGAAAGAGCTTTGGATGATCCATCGATGCTAGTAGTGACATATGAAGCAGAGCACAATCATTCTCTCAATATTGCAGAGGCCTCCAATCTCATCCTAGAATCGAGTTAG
- the LOC101312491 gene encoding tRNA-dihydrouridine(16/17) synthase [NAD(P)(+)]-like: protein MASLLTAAEPQTRTPHPSDPPEDLDDVLCSAQQQAEQQQLALAETPPSRSLSAESRIERAWAHWTKLGRPKLIVAPMVDNSELPFRMLCRKYGADAAYTPMLHSRIFNETEKYRNQEFTTCKEDRPLFVQFCANDPEVLLEAAKRVEPYCDYVDINLGCPQRIARRGNYGAFLMDKLPLVKSLVENLVANLHVPVSCKIRIFPKLDDTINYARMLEDAGCSLLAVHGRTRDEKDQKKVRANWDAIKAVKNSVKIPVIANGNIRHLDDAHDCLKYTGADGVLSAESLLENPALFTGFRTAEWVEEGEECKKDRKLDQADLLVEYLKLCEQYPVPWRMIRAHVHKMLGDWFRMHPHIREDFNAQHILTFEFLYNMVDRLRELGEGTPLYLKDTNAARIPENGLAMSAV, encoded by the exons ATGGCCTCACTCCTCACCGCGGCGGAGCCCCAAACCCGAACTCCTCACCCGTCGGACCCACCCGAAGACCTCGACGACGTCCTCTGCTCCGCCCAGCAACAAGCGGAGCAGCAGCAGTTGGCTTTGGCCGAAACGCCGCCGTCTCGGAGCTTGAGCGCCGAGTCGCGAATCGAGCGGGCATGGGCTCACTGGACGAAGCTGGGCCGGCCCAAGCTGATCGTGGCTCCGATGGTGGACAACTCCGAGCTCCCATTCCGGATGCTCTGCCGGAAGTACGGCGCCGACGCGGCGTACACGCCCATGCTTCACTCTCGGATTTTTAACGAGACTGAGAAGTATCGGAACCAGGAATTTACCACTTGCAAG GAGGATCGTCCGTTGTTTGTTCAGTTCTGTGCTAATGATCCTGAGGTTTTACTTGAAGCTGCAAAGAGAGTGGAGCCTTACTGTGATTATGTTGACATTAATTTAGG GTGTCCGCAGAGAATTGCTAGGCGGGGGAACTATGGAGCCTTTTTGATGGATAAGCTTCCTCTTGTAAAATCTTTAGTGGAAAACTTGGTTGCCAACCTTCATGTCCCTGTGTCGTGCAAAATCCGCATTTTCCCGAAATTGGATGATACGATTAATTATGCTAGGATGCTAGAAGATGCTGGTTGCTCTCTTTTGGCTGTCCATGGGCGGACGAGAGATGAGAAGGATCAGAAGAAAGTGCGGGCCAACTGGGATGCCATCAAGGCTGTGAAGAATTCTGTCAAAATACCTGTGATTGCGAATGGGAATATAAGGCACCTGGATGATGCGCATGACTGTTTGAAATACACTGGTGCTGATGGGGTACTTTCCGCGGAGTCTCTTCTTGAGAATCCGGCGCTTTTTACTGGTTTTCGTACTGCTGAATGGGTTGAGGAGGGTGAAGAATGCAAGAAAGATCGGAAACTGGACCAGGCAGATCTTCTGGTGGAGTATCTGAAGCTTTGTGAACAATACCCTGTGCCGTGGCGTATGATTCGTGCTCATGTGCACAAGATGCTGGGAGACTGGTTCAGGATGCATCCACATATAAGAGAAGATTTCAATGCACAACACATTCTCACTTTTGAGTTTCTCTATAATATGGTAGATCGGCTTAGAGAGCTCGGTGAAGGAACTCCCCTTTATCTTAAGGATACTAATGCTGCAAGAATTCCAGAAAACGGGCTGGCTATGTCAGCTGTATGA
- the LOC101312776 gene encoding probable inactive receptor kinase At5g67200-like, producing MPFITLLSTLLLLLLTAVHSQPSSDAVALLSFKTHSDLDNRLLYTLNEPFDYCQWQGVKCAQGRVVRFVLHSFRLRGTLAADTLTRLDQLRVLSLHNNSLSGPVPDLSPLFNLKSLFLTRNSFSGSFPPSILTLHRLRALDLSYNNFTGSIPVLLNRLDRLNSLHLEFNFFNGSFPALNHSFLTDLNVSSNNLTGPVPGTPTLSRFDTSSFQLNPGLCGEIINKACSSHSPFFESHNATSAGSPEPLNASAQSQGVVLSPPSPTRHKKTGLVLGISIGVAFIFAGLLFVFAVIRNRKSGTEAEITPTKPSPSNNVDPFDAAASVQKVEDRPKEVVPKVPKVVDHFGEAQTRVIPKSGNLVFCYGETQLYSLEQLMTASAELLGRGTIGTTYKAVLDNQLIVTVKRLDASKTAITSREAFDQHMDALGGLRHPNLVPVRAYFQAKGERLVLYDYQPNGSLFNLIHGSRSNRAKPLHWTSCLKIAEDLAQGLAYIHQASRLIHGNLKSANVLLGADFEACLTDYGLALFADSSASEDPESAGYKAPETRKSSRRATSKSDVYAFGILLLELLTGKHPSQHPSLAPMDVGDWVRAMRDDDVGDDNQLGMLTEVACICSLTSPEQRPAMWQVLKMIQEIKESVMTDDNAGVGFS from the exons ATGCCCTTCATCACTCTCCTCTCCACCCTCCTCCTCCTCCTCCTAACCGCCGTCCACTCCCAACCCTCCTCTGATGCCGTCGCCCTCCTCTCCTTCAAAACCCACTCCGACCTCGACAACCGCCTCCTCTACACCCTGAACGAGCCCTTCGACTACTGCCAATGGCAAGGCGTCAAATGCGCCCAAGGCCGCGTCGTCCGCTTCGTCCTCCACTCCTTCCGCCTCCGCGGCACCCTCGCCGCCGACACCCTCACTCGTCTCGACCAGCTCCGCGTCCTCAGCCTCCACAACAACTCCCTCTCCGGCCCCGTCCCCGACCTCTCCCCTCTCTTCAACCTCAAGTCCCTCTTCTTAACCCGCAACTCCTTCTCCGGTTCTTTCCCTCCTTCTATTCTCACCCTCCACCGTCTCCGAGCTCTCGACCTTTCTTACAACAACTTTACCGGTTCGATCCCGGTTCTTTTGAACCGTCTCGACCGGCTCAACTCCCTCCACCTTGAGTTCAACTTCTTCAACGGCTCCTTCCCGGCTTTGAACCACTCCTTCCTCACCGACCTCAATGTCTCCTCCAACAACCTCACCGGCCCGGTCCCGGGGACTCCCACTCTCTCCCGGTTCGACACTTCTTCCTTCCAGCTCAACCCCGGCCTCTGCGGCGAGATTATCAACAAGGCCTGCAGCTCACACTCGCCGTTCTTTGAATCCCACAATGCCACCTCAGCTGGCTCACCGGAACCCTTAAACGCAAGCGCACAGTCGCAAGGAGTGGTGCTGTCTCCGCCGTCTCCGACAAGGCACAAGAAAACCGGTTTGGTTCTCGGAATCTCAATTGGAGTAGCTTTCATCTTTGCCGGGCTGTTATTCGTTTTCGCAGTAATCAGAAACCGGAAATCCGGAACTGAAGCCGAAATCACACCAACGAAACCGTCTCCAAGTAATAATGTTGATCCATTTGACGCAGCCGCCTCAGTTCAAAAAGTTGAGGATAGGCCAAAAGAGGTAGTCCCCAAAGTACCGAAAGTAGTTGATCATTTCGGAGAAGCTCAGACTAGAGTGATACCCAAGAGTGGGAACTTGGTGTTTTGCTATGGGGAGACTCAGTTGTACAGCTTGGAGCAGCTGATGACGGCCTCGGCGGAGTTACTTGGGAGAGGAACCATCGGAACGACTTACAAGGCGGTGCTGGATAACCAGCTGATAGTGACGGTGAAGAGATTGGACGCGAGTAAGACTGCCATTACAAGCAGGGAGGCTTTCGATCAGCATATGGACGCCCTGGGTGGGTTGCGCCACCCTAATTTGGTTCCGGTCAGGGCGTATTTTCAGGCCAAGGGAGAGAGGCTGGTGTTGTATGATTACCAACCTAATGGAAGTCTCTTCAATCTCATCCACG GTTCAAGGTCGAATAGAGCAAAGCCTCTTCACTGGACATCATGCTTGAAGATAGCTGAAGATTTGGCGCAAGGCCTTGCTTACATTCACCAAGCGTCAAGGTTGATCCATGGCAATCTGAAATCAGCCAATGTGCTTTTAGGAGCTGACTTTGAGGCCTGTCTCACGGACTATGGGCTGGCACTGTTTGCAGACTCTTCTGCTAGTGAAGATCCTGAGTCTGCAGGGTATAAAGCTCCTGAGACCAGGAAGTCCAGCCGCCGAGCAACGTCCAAATCAGATGTCTATGCGTTTGGCATCCTCTTGCTTGAGCTTTTGACGGGTAAACATCCGTCCCAGCATCCGTCGCTTGCTCCCATGGATGTGGGAGATTGGGTGAGGGCAATGAGGGACGATGATGTTGGGGATGATAATCAACTTGGGATGCTCACCGAGGTTGCTTGTATATGTAGTTTGACATCTCCGGAACAGAGACCGGCAATGTGGCAAGTGTTGAAGATGATACAGGAGATTAAAGAGAGTGTGATGACAGATGACAATGCAGGTGTTGGATTTTCATAG
- the LOC101310451 gene encoding probable beta-1,4-xylosyltransferase IRX14H-like, which produces MKLSALHQSYLNRRSNSFRGSAPLDSSPDGGVKSPATVFWLVLHGLCCLISLVLGFRFSRLVFFFLFSTSSTNLYSVPFRSASELIGTLDIPAISNPVANLDSQLNRSSTVSSSSRVVVGRHGIRIRPWPHPNPTETMKAHRIIETVQREQRRQFGVNNPRKVIAVTPTYARTFQALHLTGLMHSLMLVPYDVVWIVVEAGGVTNETASIISKSGLNIVHIGFDQRMPNTWDGRHQLEARMRLQALRVVREQKLDGIVMFADDSNMHSMELFDEIQNVKWFGAVSVGILAHSDNADGWSESMIQNKEQGDNPTMPIQGPACNSSNKLVGWHTFNSLPYVGKSANYIDDRAPVLPRKLEWAGFVLNSRLLWGEGEDKPEWVNNLDTVEGADEIIGSPLFLLKDSSMVEPLGSCGRHVLLWWLRVEARYDSKFPARWTIDPPLEITVPSKRTPWPDAPPELPSNGKVETNGVEHTVKHTTKIRAPRSKRSSRSKRKHETKTTDEQASARHTEQI; this is translated from the exons ATGAAGCTCTCGGCGCTGCATCAGAGCTACCTGAACCGGCGGAGCAACAGCTTCCGGGGATCGGCGCCGTTAGATTCGTCACCGGACGGCGGGGTCAAGTCGCCGGCGACGGTGTTCTGGCTTGTGCTACATGGACTCTGCTGCTTGATAAGCCTTGTACTTGGATTCCGCTTCTCTCGCCTTGTGTTTTTCTTCTTGTTTTCTACTTCGTCGACGAATCTGTACTCGGTGCCGTTCCGGTCGGCTTCCGAGCTCATCGGAACCCTAGACATCCCGGCCATTTCGAATCCGGTCGCGAATCTCGACTCCCAGCTCAACCGAAGCTCCACCGTGAGCTCCAGCAGCCGCGTCGTCGTCGGCCGGCACGGGATCCGAATCCGGCCGTGGCCACACCCGAACCCGACGGAGACGATGAAGGCGCACCGGATAATCGAGACGGTTCAGAGGGAGCAGAGGCGGCAGTTCGGAGTCAACAACCCGAGGAAGGTTATTGCCGTCACGCCGACGTATGCTCGGACGTTTCAGGCGCTGCATTTGACTGGATTAATGCACTCGCTGATGCTTGTGCCTTACGACGTCGTTTGGATCGTGGTGGAGGCCGGTGGGGTTACTAATGAGACGGCTTCCATTATTTCCAAGTCGGGGCTTAACATTGTTCACATTGGCTTCGATCAGCGGATGCCTAACACTTGGGACGGTCGCCACCAATTGGAGGCTCGGATGCGGCTTCAAGCTTTGAG AGTTGTGAGAGAACAGAAGCTGGATGGGATTGTGATGTTTGCAGACGATAGTAATATGCACAGTATGGAGCTTTTTGATGAGATACAGAATGTGAAATGGTTTGGTGCTGTTTCGGTTGGAATACTTGCTCATTCGGATAATGCAGATGGGTGGTCTGAGTCCATGATTCAGAACAAGGAGCAGGGGGATAACCCAACAATGCCTATTCAAGGTCCTGCTTGTAACTCGTCCAATAAGTTGGTTGGTTGGCACACCTTTAATTCGTTGCCGTATGTGGGAAAGAGTGCAAATTACATTGATGACAGAGCGCCTGTGCTACCAAGGAAGCTGGAGTGGGCTGGGTTTGTGTTGAACTCCCGGTTGCTTTGGGGTGAAGGTGAAGATAAACCAGAGTGGGTTAATAACCTAGATACGGTAGAAGGGGCTGATGAGATTATAGGGAGTCCTCTATTCTTGTTGAAGGACTCCTCTATGGTGGAGCCACTTGGAAGTTGTGGGCGCCATGTTTTGTTATGGTGGTTACGCGTTGAAGCCCGTTATGATAGTAAATTTCCTGCCAG ATGGACAATTGATCCTCCTTTGGAAATAACTGTACCATCAAAACGTACGCCATGGCCTGATGCTCCTCCTGAACTCCCATCTAATGGAAAAGTAGAGACTAATGGAGTCGAGCATACAGTGAAGCACACAACAAAAATTCGAGCACCCAGATCAAAGAGAAGTTCCCGAAGCAAGAGAAAGCATGAGACAAAAACAACAGATGAGCAAGCTTCTGCAAGGCATACTGAACAAATCTGA
- the LOC101311031 gene encoding probable iron/ascorbate oxidoreductase DDB_G0283291-like produces the protein MATDFKSIPIIDIGPLLAKCDDPNMGQDPGVAHVVKQLDQACKEAGFFYVKGHGIPETLLKEVKNLTHKFFELPYEEKTKIKMTPEKGYRGYQRIGENITKGVPDIHEAIDCYKEVKPGMYGDLGKPMEGCNQWPTNPQMFKILMEEYISLCTELSKNIMRGIALALGGSPYEFEGKRAGDAFWVMRLIGYPELCNDIGCGAHTDYGLLTLVNQDDDINALQVRNLSGEWISAPPVPGTFVCNIGDMLKIYSNGLYESTLHQVINSSPKYRVCVAYFYETNFDTAVEPLDICKQKTGGTKKFERAVYGEHLVSKVQTNFVD, from the exons ATGGCCACAGACTTCAAGTCCATACCCATAATTG ATATTGGTCCTCTTCTGGCCAAGTGTGATGATCCCAACATGGGTCAAGACCCAGGTGTTGCTCATGTAGTCAAGCAATTAGATCAAGCTTGTAAAGAAGCAGGCTTTTTCTATGTG AAAGGCCATGGTATTCCTGAGACTCTGTTAAAAGAAGTCAAGAATCTGACCCACAAATTCTTTGAGCTTCCATATGAGGAAAAAACCAAGATCAAGATGACTCCCGAAAAAGGGTACAGAGGGTATCAGAGAATTGGGGAGAACATAACCAAAGGTGTACCTGACATACATGAAGCAATTGAT TGCTATAAAGAAGTGAAACCAGGGATGTATGGAGATCTTGGAAAACCTATGGAAGGATGTAACCAATG GCCAACTAATCCCCAAATGTTCAAGATACTGATGGAGGAATATATCAGCCTCTGCACAG AACTTTCGAAAAATATCATGCGTGGAATTGCTTTGGCATTGGGTGGATCACCGTACGAATTTGAAGGTAAAAGAGCTGGTGATGCATTTTGGGTGATGCGTCTCATTGGTTATCCAGAGTTATGCAATGACATTGGATG TGGAGCTCACACGGATTATG GTTTGCTGACATTGGTTAATCAGGATGATGATATAAATGCACTTCAG GTGAGAAACCTGTCGGGCGAGTGGATATCAGCACCTCCTGTCCCTGGAACATTCGTCTGCAATATCGGTGACATGCTAAAG ATTTACTCGAATGGTTTGTATGAGTCAACTTTGCATCAAGTTATCAACTCTTCCCCGAAATACAGGGTTTGTGTAGCATATTTTTATGAG ACCAACTTTGATACAGCAGTGGAGCCTTTGGACATTTGCAAACAGAAGACAGGTGGAACTAAGAAATTTGAAAGAGCTGTATATGGAGAGCATTTAGTCAGCAAGGTTCAAACAAATTTCGTTGACTAG
- the LOC101311316 gene encoding protein IRX15-like, whose translation MKNSNTKLILLHPYIQKQGSSNRLWLLTFMSLFTLAFLLTIIYTSGLYVYSTATTTATSTANTAATITATNSPMPTTVINTLLHYASKSNDTFKMSYSEIKPISDVLRKCSSPCNFLIFGLTHETLLWKALNHNGRTVFIDENRYYAAYIEEKHPEIDAYDVQYTTKTKEMTELIKVAKEQIRNECRPVQNLLFSECKLGINDLPNHVYEVDWDVILIDGPRGDWPDSPGRISPIFTSGVLARSKKGGSGKTHVFVHDFRRNVERVCGDEFLCRENLVEESETLGHYVVERMEETSFQFCRNNNNRGVTSSSSSAANNSSPYSSSSK comes from the coding sequence ATGAAGAACAGCAACACCAAGCTGATTCTTCTCCACCCTTACATCCAAAAACAAGGCAGCTCCAACCGCCTATGGCTTCTCACCTTCATGTCCTTGTTCACCCTCGCCTTTCTTCTCACAATCATCTACACCAGCGGTTTGTATGTATATTCAACAGCAACCACAACAGCCACCTCAACCGCGAACACAGCCGCCACAATAACTGCCACCAACTCCCCAATGCCGACCACCGTGATCAACACGCTCCTCCACTACGCTTCCAAATCAAACGACACGTTCAAGATGTCGTACTCCGAGATCAAACCCATCTCGGACGTACTACGTAAATGCTCCTCCCCTTGTAACTTCCTCATCTTCGGCCTCACACACGAAACCCTTCTCTGGAAAGCCCTAAACCACAACGGCAGGACTGTCTTCATCGACGAGAACCGCTACTACGCCGCCTACATAGAAGAAAAGCACCCGGAAATCGACGCCTACGATGTTCAATACACAACCAAGACTAAAGAAATGACCGAGTTGATCAAAGTCGCCAAAGAACAGATCAGAAACGAGTGCCGGCCGGTTCAGAATCTCTTGTTCTCGGAATGCAAGCTCGGAATCAACGATCTTCCGAACCATGTATACGAGGTGGACTGGGACGTAATCCTGATCGACGGACCAAGAGGAGACTGGCCGGACTCTCCCGGGAGAATCTCTCCTATATTCACGTCCGGCGTTTTGGCCCGGAGCAAAAAAGGCGGGAGCGGGAAGACGCACGTGTTCGTTCATGACTTCAGGAGAAACGTGGAGAGGGTTTGCGGGGATGAGTTTCTGTGCAGAGAGAATTTGGTGGAGGAGAGTGAGACGCTGGGGCATTATGTGGTGGAGAGGATGGAGGAGACTAGCTTCCAGTTCTGTCGCAACAACAACAACCGTGGAGTGACGTCATCGTCGTCGTCGGCGGCGAATAATTCGTCTCCTTATTCTTCCTCGTCTAAGTAA